In Ensifer canadensis, a genomic segment contains:
- a CDS encoding DUF1127 domain-containing protein gives MNPIRIAKSWINYRRTVSELGNLSNHALNDIGITRYDIRNIASRSFR, from the coding sequence ATGAACCCGATTCGTATCGCAAAAAGCTGGATTAACTACCGCCGCACCGTTAGCGAGCTCGGCAACCTGTCGAACCACGCTCTCAATGACATCGGCATCACCCGCTACGATATCCGCAACATCGCATCGCGTTCCTTCCGTTAA
- the tig gene encoding trigger factor: MQVIETLAQGLKRELKVVIPAKDMEARMNERLAEVKDRVKINGFRPGKVPFAHLKKVYGKSIMADLVNEIVREKPTEILSGRGEKSATQPEIAMTEDESEADKILNAEADLEFTVAYEIIPAIELKDVSGIKVTREVVEIAEDEVNEQILRIAESARTYESKKGKAANGDRVTIDYLGKVDGEAFDGGKDEDAELVLGSNRFIPGFEEQLVGVKAGDEKTITVTFPADYPAANLAGKEATFDITVKDVASAQDIEINDELATKLGLESADKLKEIVRGQIESQYGSLTRQKVKRQILDQLDELYQFDTPERLVEAEFENIWRQINTDLQQAGKTFADEETTEEEARAEYRKLAERRVRLGLVLSEIGEKAGVQVSDDELQRSLFEQLRQFPGQEKQILDYFKNTPGAAASLRAPLFEEKVVDHLLSEISVTDKTVSKEELTADDEETEGKAAKKAPAKKKAAAKADAAEGEEAAAPKKKAPAKKKAADDSAE; the protein is encoded by the coding sequence ATGCAGGTTATCGAAACGCTCGCTCAAGGGCTGAAGCGCGAACTCAAGGTCGTTATCCCGGCCAAGGACATGGAAGCTCGGATGAACGAGCGTCTGGCCGAAGTGAAGGACCGTGTGAAGATCAACGGCTTCCGGCCGGGCAAGGTGCCGTTCGCGCATCTGAAGAAGGTCTATGGCAAGTCGATCATGGCAGATCTCGTCAACGAGATCGTCCGCGAAAAGCCGACCGAGATCCTTTCGGGCCGTGGCGAGAAGTCGGCGACCCAGCCGGAAATCGCGATGACCGAGGACGAGTCCGAAGCCGACAAGATCCTCAACGCTGAGGCTGACCTCGAGTTCACCGTCGCTTACGAAATCATCCCGGCGATCGAACTCAAGGACGTCAGCGGCATCAAGGTGACGCGCGAAGTCGTCGAGATCGCCGAAGACGAAGTCAACGAGCAGATCCTGCGTATCGCTGAAAGCGCTCGCACCTACGAATCGAAGAAGGGCAAGGCCGCCAACGGCGACCGCGTCACCATCGACTACCTCGGCAAGGTTGACGGCGAAGCCTTCGACGGCGGCAAGGACGAAGACGCAGAACTCGTTCTCGGCTCCAACCGCTTCATCCCGGGCTTCGAAGAGCAGCTCGTCGGCGTCAAGGCTGGCGACGAGAAGACCATCACCGTGACGTTCCCGGCCGATTACCCGGCAGCGAACCTCGCTGGCAAGGAAGCCACCTTCGACATCACCGTCAAGGACGTTGCTTCGGCCCAGGACATCGAAATCAACGACGAACTGGCCACCAAGCTCGGCCTCGAATCGGCTGACAAGCTGAAGGAAATCGTTCGCGGCCAGATCGAGAGCCAGTACGGCTCGCTGACCCGCCAGAAGGTGAAGCGTCAGATCCTCGACCAGCTCGACGAACTCTACCAGTTCGATACGCCGGAGCGCCTCGTCGAAGCCGAATTCGAAAACATCTGGCGTCAGATCAACACCGATCTGCAGCAGGCCGGCAAGACCTTCGCTGACGAAGAAACCACCGAAGAAGAAGCACGCGCCGAATACCGCAAGCTCGCTGAGCGTCGCGTTCGCCTCGGCCTCGTTCTCTCGGAAATCGGCGAAAAGGCCGGCGTTCAGGTCAGCGACGACGAACTGCAGCGTTCGCTGTTCGAACAGCTCCGCCAGTTCCCGGGCCAGGAAAAGCAGATCCTCGACTACTTCAAGAACACGCCTGGTGCCGCCGCTTCGCTGCGCGCTCCGCTGTTCGAAGAAAAGGTTGTCGATCACCTGCTCTCCGAGATCTCGGTAACCGACAAGACGGTTTCCAAGGAAGAGCTGACGGCTGACGACGAAGAAACCGAAGGCAAGGCTGCCAAGAAGGCTCCGGCCAAGAAGAAGGCCGCTGCCAAGGCTGACGCCGCTGAAGGCGAAGAAGCCGCTGCTCCGAAGAAGAAGGCTCCGGCCAAGAAAAAGGCTGCTGACGACAGCGCCGAGTAA
- a CDS encoding DUF1127 domain-containing protein, protein MNIARSFNNWRKYRQTCNELGRMSDRELSDLGIGRGDIQYVARQAIK, encoded by the coding sequence ATGAACATCGCACGCTCTTTCAACAATTGGCGCAAGTATCGTCAGACCTGCAACGAACTCGGCCGCATGAGCGACCGGGAACTGAGCGACCTCGGCATCGGCCGCGGCGACATCCAGTACGTTGCACGTCAGGCCATCAAGTAA
- the secDF gene encoding protein translocase subunit SecDF encodes MSNLKPLKSALVWLAVLLGVALAMPNFLTKEQADALPSWLPHRQVALGLDLQGGSHFMLQASREDILAERLEAVTNDVGKALRDADIAYFGLSGEGQLISLRVRDRAKLPTARAALAPLMAPVETGGLVSDEVTELAFDSAEADDLIRLRLSDEGIDYRMSQALAQTMDVVRRRIAEVGVADPLIQRRGDDRLIVQVPGLADPQRLKDLLSQRARVSFQMLNVAVPVEQAVEAQPPAGSEVLYSFDDPPIPYLVEKTRLLSGEDFTAAQPDIDATSAEASVAIKLTPAATGRVAALQAKGADQKVAIILDDQVVAAPTLAAAVKGDTAIITADLPEEGATDLAALVRTGPLPATLTVVEERTVGPGVGDDAIGDGLKAGFIAAVAVAVSMIFFYGVFGIFAVAALAVNLILIIAALSLTGATLTLPGIAAIILTIGVAVDSNVLIYERIREEARGGQPLVQSVNKGFARAFSSLFDANLTMLIAGAILFYLGSGPVRGFAVTLAIGSFTTLFTAYTITRRIAKAWLRGWKAQHLPKGIRTGRFSDLDIRFMAIRNPVFIVMAALSVASVLLLASLGLNLGVDFKGGSIIELESKAGNVDIADLRVRLDELNLGEVQVQHLGSGNDVLVRVPSQEAGDNAEQTAIGVIRAELSDEYAFKRVEVVGPVVSGELTRAGTIGLAVSFAAILLYVWLRFEWRFALGAIIATLHDVLLTIGFLVITGIEFNLGSIAAVLTIVGYSLNDTVVIYDRIRENLGRYKKMPLSVLIDASINQTLSRTILTALTTVLALAALYLFGGGLIRSFSVTLLFGVIVGTISSIYIAGPILILFRKRTDHFQGGENSSGPGAGAAQTAKGSV; translated from the coding sequence ATGTCCAATCTGAAGCCGTTGAAGAGCGCTCTTGTTTGGCTGGCAGTGCTTTTGGGTGTCGCGCTCGCGATGCCGAACTTCCTGACGAAGGAACAGGCGGATGCGCTGCCTTCGTGGCTTCCGCACCGTCAGGTGGCGTTGGGGCTCGACCTCCAGGGTGGCTCGCATTTCATGCTGCAGGCCTCGCGCGAGGACATTCTCGCCGAGCGGCTTGAAGCGGTGACAAATGATGTCGGCAAAGCGCTGCGCGATGCCGACATTGCCTATTTCGGCCTGTCGGGCGAAGGTCAGTTGATCTCGCTGCGGGTTCGTGACCGAGCCAAGTTGCCGACAGCGCGTGCGGCGCTTGCTCCGCTCATGGCACCGGTGGAAACTGGTGGTCTGGTCAGCGACGAAGTTACCGAACTTGCCTTCGACAGCGCCGAGGCAGACGACTTGATCCGCCTTCGCCTGAGCGACGAAGGCATCGACTACAGGATGTCGCAGGCTCTGGCACAGACCATGGACGTCGTTCGGCGCCGGATTGCCGAAGTCGGGGTGGCAGACCCCCTGATCCAGCGCCGGGGTGATGATCGGCTTATCGTCCAGGTGCCGGGTCTGGCGGATCCGCAGCGCCTGAAGGACCTGCTTAGCCAGCGCGCCCGCGTTTCCTTCCAGATGCTGAATGTCGCCGTGCCCGTTGAGCAGGCTGTTGAAGCGCAGCCGCCGGCCGGCAGCGAAGTTCTTTATTCCTTCGACGATCCGCCGATACCCTATCTCGTCGAGAAGACCCGGCTGCTGTCGGGCGAAGACTTCACCGCCGCGCAGCCGGATATCGACGCGACAAGTGCCGAGGCGTCGGTCGCGATCAAGCTGACACCGGCGGCAACCGGCCGTGTTGCCGCACTTCAGGCAAAGGGCGCCGACCAGAAAGTCGCGATCATTCTCGACGACCAGGTCGTCGCTGCGCCGACACTTGCGGCTGCCGTCAAGGGCGATACGGCAATCATTACCGCCGATCTGCCGGAGGAGGGTGCCACCGATCTCGCAGCCCTCGTCAGAACCGGGCCACTACCGGCGACGTTGACTGTCGTCGAGGAGCGGACCGTCGGGCCGGGCGTGGGCGATGACGCGATCGGTGACGGCCTCAAGGCCGGCTTCATCGCTGCCGTTGCAGTCGCTGTTTCGATGATTTTCTTCTACGGCGTCTTCGGCATCTTCGCCGTCGCGGCTCTGGCCGTGAATCTCATTTTGATCATCGCCGCACTTTCACTCACCGGTGCGACGCTGACATTGCCGGGTATTGCCGCAATCATTCTGACCATCGGCGTGGCTGTCGATTCCAACGTTTTGATCTATGAGCGCATCCGCGAGGAAGCGCGCGGTGGTCAACCGCTGGTCCAATCGGTCAACAAGGGCTTTGCGCGCGCGTTCAGCAGCCTTTTCGATGCCAATCTAACGATGCTGATTGCCGGTGCGATCCTTTTCTACCTTGGGTCTGGTCCCGTGCGCGGCTTCGCCGTCACGCTTGCGATCGGCAGCTTCACGACCTTGTTTACCGCCTACACGATCACCCGCAGGATCGCCAAGGCCTGGCTGCGCGGCTGGAAGGCGCAGCATCTGCCGAAGGGTATTCGTACGGGACGCTTCAGCGATCTCGACATCCGCTTCATGGCGATCCGCAACCCGGTCTTCATCGTCATGGCCGCCTTGTCGGTTGCTTCCGTACTGCTGCTCGCAAGTCTCGGTCTCAATCTGGGGGTCGACTTCAAGGGTGGCTCGATCATCGAACTCGAAAGCAAGGCCGGCAATGTCGATATCGCCGATCTGCGCGTGCGGCTCGATGAGTTGAACCTCGGCGAAGTTCAGGTACAGCATCTGGGTTCTGGTAACGATGTCCTGGTGCGCGTGCCGTCACAGGAAGCCGGCGACAACGCCGAGCAGACCGCGATCGGCGTCATCCGGGCAGAGCTCAGCGACGAATATGCGTTCAAGCGCGTCGAAGTCGTCGGTCCGGTTGTCTCGGGCGAATTGACGCGCGCCGGCACTATTGGGCTTGCGGTCTCCTTTGCTGCGATCCTGCTTTACGTGTGGCTGCGCTTCGAATGGCGTTTCGCGCTCGGCGCCATCATCGCAACCCTGCACGACGTGCTGCTGACGATCGGCTTCCTGGTGATAACCGGCATCGAGTTCAATCTCGGCAGCATCGCCGCCGTTCTGACCATCGTCGGTTACTCCCTGAACGATACGGTCGTCATCTATGATCGTATCCGGGAGAACCTCGGCCGCTACAAGAAGATGCCGCTGTCGGTGTTGATCGACGCCTCGATCAACCAGACGCTGTCGCGCACGATCCTGACGGCGCTGACGACGGTGCTGGCGCTGGCGGCGCTCTACCTCTTCGGTGGCGGTCTTATCCGCTCTTTCAGCGTTACCCTCTTGTTTGGCGTCATCGTCGGCACGATCTCTTCGATCTATATCGCTGGTCCGATCCTCATTCTCTTCCGCAAGCGGACGGACCATTTCCAGGGCGGGGAGAATTCCTCCGGCCCGGGCGCCGGAGCGGCGCAAACGGCAAAGGGTTCAGTCTGA
- a CDS encoding phytoene/squalene synthase family protein, with product MQDIDAQILTDLRDTDRDRYLACLLAPVASQPSLAPLYAFNAELARIRELVHEPIPGEIRMQWWRELLENEAATGEGHPLARALLACIRKHRLPIAVFQNMIDARIFDLYDDPMEDRAAFEGYAGETASALIQLSSLVLDPQNAARSAEAAGHAGVAQTVAGLLLLLPQHSRRGQVYLPAELLRATGLDREALLAGEDGQAIGRAIRAFAGFGRDHLAKARARLDTISPDNFAAFVPLALAEPIFNRADAVGAELLRNPIRPAQWRRQWWMWWASRRKRF from the coding sequence GTGCAAGACATTGATGCCCAGATCCTGACCGACCTCAGGGACACGGATCGCGACCGTTACCTCGCCTGTCTGCTGGCGCCGGTGGCCAGCCAGCCGTCACTCGCTCCGCTCTATGCCTTCAACGCCGAGCTCGCCCGCATTCGCGAACTCGTGCACGAGCCCATCCCCGGTGAAATCCGAATGCAATGGTGGCGGGAGCTGTTGGAGAACGAAGCGGCGACGGGCGAGGGGCATCCGCTCGCGCGGGCGTTGCTCGCGTGCATTCGTAAGCATCGGCTTCCGATCGCTGTATTTCAGAACATGATCGATGCACGGATCTTCGACCTCTACGATGATCCGATGGAGGACAGGGCGGCGTTCGAAGGTTACGCCGGCGAGACCGCCTCGGCGCTCATTCAGCTGTCGTCGCTCGTCCTCGATCCGCAGAACGCCGCAAGGTCTGCGGAGGCAGCCGGTCATGCCGGCGTCGCGCAGACCGTCGCAGGCCTGCTTCTGCTCCTGCCGCAACATTCCCGCCGCGGCCAGGTCTATCTGCCGGCCGAGCTTCTGCGAGCAACCGGGCTTGACCGCGAAGCGCTGCTCGCCGGAGAAGACGGGCAAGCAATCGGGCGGGCGATCCGGGCCTTCGCCGGTTTCGGCCGCGATCATCTGGCCAAGGCGCGCGCCCGGCTCGACACGATCTCACCCGACAATTTCGCCGCCTTCGTTCCCCTGGCCCTCGCCGAGCCGATCTTCAATCGCGCGGATGCTGTCGGCGCAGAGTTGCTGCGCAATCCGATAAGGCCGGCGCAATGGCGGCGGCAGTGGTGGATGTGGTGGGCGAGCAGGCGCAAGCGGTTTTGA
- a CDS encoding endonuclease/exonuclease/phosphatase family protein: MALRILSLNAWGGKLHAPLIPYLVEVNADILCLQEVVRSPETRSEWLLYRDRDAELPQRANLFDEICAALPDHDGYFCPTSRGELSDGDRMVHSEFGLATFVRKSFPVIGQALDFVHGEFSPDGWGEHPRARNAHCLRLFNYEHGFSITIAQMHGLRTTNGKGDTPERQAQADALVQLIGRIWPGNERLVVCGDFNVLPESATFAALGSLGLSDLVTGRGHTDTRTSHYGKSGRYADYMLATPDVDVISFDVVEQPEVSDHRALLLDLR, from the coding sequence ATGGCACTACGCATCCTCTCCCTGAATGCCTGGGGCGGCAAGCTGCATGCGCCGCTGATACCGTATCTTGTCGAAGTCAACGCAGACATCCTGTGTCTGCAGGAGGTCGTGCGCTCTCCGGAGACGAGGTCAGAGTGGCTCCTTTACCGCGATCGCGATGCCGAGCTGCCGCAGCGCGCCAATCTCTTCGACGAGATCTGCGCAGCCCTGCCTGATCATGACGGGTATTTCTGCCCGACGTCGAGAGGCGAGCTTTCCGATGGCGATCGTATGGTCCATTCCGAATTCGGATTGGCGACATTCGTGCGCAAATCCTTTCCCGTCATCGGCCAGGCGCTCGATTTCGTCCATGGCGAGTTTTCGCCCGACGGTTGGGGCGAACATCCGCGCGCCCGAAATGCCCACTGCCTCCGCCTCTTCAACTATGAGCATGGCTTTTCCATAACCATCGCGCAGATGCACGGCCTGCGGACCACGAACGGCAAGGGCGACACGCCGGAGCGGCAGGCGCAGGCGGATGCGCTGGTACAACTTATCGGCCGCATTTGGCCCGGAAACGAAAGGCTCGTCGTCTGCGGCGATTTCAATGTCCTGCCTGAAAGCGCAACCTTTGCGGCGCTCGGCAGTCTCGGCCTGTCCGATCTCGTCACCGGTCGAGGTCACACGGATACACGCACATCGCACTACGGCAAATCAGGGCGTTACGCCGATTACATGCTGGCCACGCCGGATGTCGATGTCATCAGCTTCGACGTTGTCGAACAACCGGAAGTCTCGGATCACCGGGCGTTGCTGCTCGATCTTCGGTAA
- a CDS encoding Mth938-like domain-containing protein, whose product MPKGIEIREAHFPGRAPIDAYGNGGFRFADMSHRGSVLMLPSGVYAWDVVEGDPLLVEKFQRVLDEASDIEVLLVGTGLDIRQLPAELKTALRALNISSDPMSTGAAVRTYNVMLAEARAVAVALIAV is encoded by the coding sequence ATGCCCAAGGGTATCGAGATCCGCGAAGCGCATTTTCCGGGGCGCGCCCCGATCGATGCCTATGGCAATGGCGGCTTCCGCTTTGCCGATATGTCGCACCGCGGCTCCGTGCTGATGCTGCCATCGGGCGTCTATGCGTGGGACGTTGTTGAAGGCGATCCGTTGTTGGTCGAGAAGTTCCAGCGCGTGCTGGACGAAGCGAGTGACATCGAGGTGCTGTTGGTCGGCACCGGCCTCGATATCCGGCAACTGCCGGCCGAGCTGAAAACGGCCCTGCGTGCATTGAACATCTCGTCCGATCCGATGAGCACGGGAGCAGCTGTCAGAACCTACAACGTGATGCTGGCCGAAGCGCGTGCGGTCGCCGTCGCGCTGATTGCCGTCTGA
- the yajC gene encoding preprotein translocase subunit YajC has translation MFITEAFAQTAGAPSTGGADILMSILPFLLIFVVMYFLIIRPQRAQMKRRDELLKNIRRGDQVVTGGGIVGKVTKVVDDSELEVEIAEGIKIRVVRSGVSEVRVKGEPVKE, from the coding sequence ATGTTCATTACCGAAGCTTTTGCGCAGACAGCCGGCGCCCCGTCGACCGGCGGCGCGGACATCCTTATGTCCATTCTGCCCTTCCTGCTGATCTTTGTTGTTATGTATTTCCTCATCATTCGCCCGCAGCGTGCACAGATGAAGCGCCGCGACGAGCTGCTGAAGAACATCCGTCGCGGTGACCAGGTCGTGACCGGCGGCGGCATCGTCGGCAAGGTGACGAAGGTGGTCGACGATAGCGAGCTGGAAGTCGAAATTGCCGAAGGCATCAAGATTCGCGTCGTTCGCAGCGGCGTATCGGAAGTTCGCGTCAAGGGCGAACCCGTAAAGGAATAA
- a CDS encoding DUF2157 domain-containing protein — protein sequence MYRGRLEKDFKHWVGMGLLPEASARQMLAEYDGRESTFRAGRVLLVLAALLLSASVLLLVAANWEALPRLARLIGIVALIWGFHLAGALLLRRGNGGLAAAALVLAAMSFGAGIALVGQMYHLSGDAADAILLWIAGACVTALAFRSAAVTTVCGGLAWAYFLTLLSEGGLGDIVEWQTWLVPALAILVVILVRVTDAGRARHLAYLLVTGWLIWLYIENSSLGFAGTLAGGGIVAFLAAAMPGSPLRPIALEAGSAPAFYSFALALIGFSVLQFEADGLTSEVAAGAAVLIVALLGIALAGAQNGAVRYLGYAAFAGELLYLAFETLGSMLGTSGFFLISGLLVAAIAWLVIRIEGRLMRTRREEVSP from the coding sequence ATGTATCGCGGTCGTCTGGAAAAGGACTTCAAGCATTGGGTTGGCATGGGGCTTCTGCCGGAGGCTTCCGCGCGACAGATGCTTGCGGAGTATGATGGTCGCGAATCCACCTTTCGGGCGGGGCGTGTTCTGCTGGTGCTCGCCGCCCTGCTGCTGTCGGCCTCCGTCCTGCTGCTTGTCGCGGCCAATTGGGAAGCACTGCCGCGTCTTGCCCGCCTGATCGGTATTGTCGCCTTGATCTGGGGCTTTCATCTTGCCGGTGCGTTGCTTCTCCGGCGAGGCAATGGCGGCCTGGCCGCGGCGGCTCTGGTGCTGGCGGCGATGTCGTTTGGTGCCGGCATTGCCCTGGTCGGGCAGATGTATCATCTCTCGGGTGATGCAGCCGATGCGATCCTGCTCTGGATCGCCGGCGCTTGCGTGACGGCGCTCGCCTTTCGATCGGCGGCTGTCACAACAGTGTGCGGCGGGCTGGCCTGGGCCTATTTCCTGACGTTGCTGTCGGAGGGCGGTCTTGGCGATATCGTCGAATGGCAGACCTGGCTCGTCCCGGCGCTCGCCATCCTCGTGGTCATTCTGGTGCGTGTGACGGATGCAGGTCGCGCGCGGCACCTCGCCTATCTTCTCGTCACGGGATGGCTGATTTGGCTCTATATCGAGAACTCGTCCTTGGGTTTTGCCGGCACGCTGGCAGGCGGCGGCATTGTCGCCTTCCTTGCGGCAGCCATGCCGGGCTCGCCGCTTCGCCCCATCGCGCTTGAAGCCGGCTCCGCGCCCGCATTCTATTCCTTCGCCTTGGCACTCATCGGTTTCTCGGTGCTGCAGTTTGAAGCTGACGGTTTGACCAGTGAAGTGGCCGCCGGCGCGGCCGTGCTCATCGTCGCTCTGCTTGGGATCGCACTTGCCGGCGCGCAGAACGGGGCAGTGCGTTACCTCGGTTATGCGGCGTTTGCTGGTGAACTTCTCTATCTCGCATTCGAGACGCTGGGCTCAATGCTCGGAACCTCGGGCTTCTTCCTGATTTCCGGCCTGCTGGTGGCGGCGATCGCCTGGCTGGTGATCCGGATCGAAGGGCGCCTGATGCGGACGCGACGCGAGGAGGTTTCGCCATGA
- the trmFO gene encoding methylenetetrahydrofolate--tRNA-(uracil(54)-C(5))-methyltransferase (FADH(2)-oxidizing) TrmFO translates to MSKDTSSHSPIHVIGGGLAGSEAAWQIAEAGVPVVLHEMRGVRGTDAHKTDGLAELVCSNSFRSDDATSNAVGVLHAEMRLAGSLIMKAADANQVPAGGALAVDRDGFSDAVTAAIDGHPLITVVREEIRGLPPKEWDLAVIATGPLTAPDLAESIRQETGADALAFFDAIAPIVYTETIDMDICWYQSRYDKVGPGGTGKDYINCPMNEEQYNAFIDALVAGDKTGFKEWEGTPYFDGCLPIEVMAERGRETLRYGPMKPMGLTNAHNPTVKAYAVVQLRQDNALGTLYNMVGFQTKLKYGAQAEVFRMIPGLENAEFARLGGLHRNTYINSPTLLDGTLTLKSRPGLRFAGQITGCEGYVESASIGLLAGRFAAAERKGETLAAPPATTAFGALLNHITGGHIVSDDEPGKRSFQPMNVNFGLFPPLEPGAIIKPEGAKRFRGKEKAAAKKQATAARALGDCAAWLNGCA, encoded by the coding sequence ATGAGCAAAGACACCTCCTCCCACTCTCCCATTCATGTCATCGGCGGCGGCCTTGCCGGCTCCGAAGCGGCCTGGCAGATCGCCGAGGCCGGCGTTCCGGTCGTGCTGCACGAGATGCGCGGCGTCCGCGGCACCGATGCACATAAGACGGACGGCCTTGCCGAACTCGTCTGTTCCAACTCGTTCCGCTCCGATGATGCGACCAGCAATGCCGTCGGCGTACTCCACGCCGAAATGCGCCTTGCAGGCTCGCTGATCATGAAGGCGGCCGATGCCAACCAGGTTCCGGCCGGCGGCGCGCTTGCCGTCGACCGCGACGGCTTCTCCGACGCCGTCACCGCGGCGATCGACGGCCATCCGCTGATCACCGTGGTACGCGAAGAAATCCGCGGCCTGCCGCCGAAGGAATGGGACCTTGCAGTAATTGCAACCGGTCCGCTGACAGCGCCTGATCTCGCCGAATCGATCCGCCAGGAAACGGGCGCTGATGCGCTTGCCTTCTTCGACGCCATCGCGCCGATCGTCTATACCGAGACGATCGACATGGACATCTGCTGGTACCAATCACGCTATGACAAGGTCGGCCCCGGCGGTACGGGCAAGGACTATATCAACTGCCCGATGAACGAAGAGCAGTACAACGCCTTCATCGACGCACTCGTGGCCGGCGACAAGACCGGCTTCAAGGAGTGGGAAGGCACGCCTTACTTCGATGGCTGCCTGCCGATCGAGGTGATGGCGGAGCGCGGACGCGAGACGCTTCGCTACGGACCGATGAAACCGATGGGGCTCACCAACGCCCACAATCCGACGGTCAAGGCCTATGCCGTCGTCCAGCTTCGTCAGGACAATGCGCTCGGCACGCTCTACAACATGGTCGGTTTCCAGACGAAGCTGAAGTATGGCGCGCAGGCGGAAGTCTTCCGGATGATCCCCGGTCTCGAGAACGCCGAGTTCGCGCGCCTCGGCGGCCTGCACCGCAACACCTATATCAACTCGCCGACCCTGCTCGACGGCACACTAACTCTCAAGTCGCGGCCAGGCCTGCGCTTTGCCGGTCAGATCACTGGCTGCGAGGGTTATGTCGAGAGCGCAAGCATCGGCTTGCTGGCCGGCAGGTTCGCCGCGGCGGAACGCAAGGGTGAAACTTTGGCTGCACCGCCGGCAACGACGGCCTTCGGCGCGCTGCTCAACCACATCACCGGCGGTCACATCGTTTCCGACGACGAGCCGGGCAAACGTTCGTTCCAGCCAATGAACGTCAACTTCGGCCTGTTCCCGCCGCTGGAACCCGGCGCCATCATCAAGCCCGAAGGCGCCAAGCGCTTCCGCGGCAAGGAAAAGGCCGCAGCGAAGAAACAGGCCACGGCCGCCCGAGCGCTCGGCGACTGCGCCGCCTGGCTGAACGGATGCGCCTGA
- a CDS encoding GDYXXLXY domain-containing protein: MTGLSPKRRWLPPLIAALIAAVLQTAALGYMVESRASILRNGKEVLLKTVPVDPRDLLRGDYVILSYDISWLPPALFKDGLPTAPAEATVFVRLAKQPDGFWGAAQASFKPLAPTDDSVVLQSQPFTYYPSSSENPSSINVAYGIERFYVPEGEGRVLEQARNAEALSVNVRVNNAGRAQIRQIAVEGTPVYEETLY; the protein is encoded by the coding sequence ATGACTGGTCTCTCGCCAAAGCGTCGCTGGTTGCCGCCGCTCATCGCCGCGCTGATTGCCGCCGTCCTTCAGACGGCAGCGCTTGGCTACATGGTCGAAAGCCGGGCTTCGATCCTGCGCAACGGCAAGGAAGTCCTGCTGAAGACCGTGCCGGTTGATCCGAGGGATCTGCTGCGCGGCGACTACGTCATCCTGAGCTATGACATTTCCTGGCTGCCGCCGGCACTTTTCAAGGACGGATTGCCGACGGCGCCGGCGGAAGCGACGGTTTTCGTGCGTCTGGCAAAACAACCGGACGGCTTCTGGGGTGCGGCGCAAGCGTCCTTCAAGCCCCTTGCGCCGACGGATGACAGTGTCGTGCTTCAATCGCAACCGTTCACCTATTACCCTTCGTCGAGTGAAAACCCGTCATCGATAAACGTCGCATATGGCATCGAGCGATTCTATGTTCCGGAGGGCGAGGGCCGGGTGCTGGAGCAAGCGCGCAATGCCGAGGCGCTTTCGGTCAATGTTCGCGTCAATAATGCGGGGCGCGCACAGATAAGGCAGATCGCCGTCGAAGGCACGCCTGTCTACGAAGAGACGCTCTATTGA